A region of Halalkaliarchaeum desulfuricum DNA encodes the following proteins:
- a CDS encoding cation diffusion facilitator family transporter, which yields MDGAGDGTVDVDGDGTVDVDGDGTVDVDGERGRFQRASLVNVLGNAAKIVVEGAAGLAFGSAALVADAAHSIADLVASIVVFVWGSRRYDEPDTSHPHGHQRIEPLTALFVGAVIVLLGGTLLYESARGLLFGTDVQFSWLLVGALAFAIVDMYLVYRYTDLVNADIGSTALAALAVDCRNDIYTSIAALVGVLGVLLEVPRLDPLAGAFVSGLVIYQGVEIARENVGYLVGAAPDVDQRAEIEERLRSHPAVNGIHDLAVYYDGTALEVEVHVEVDGDLTLREAHDVETVLMEDVGAIAGVGDVHVHLDPGGIGEWKESR from the coding sequence ATGGACGGCGCCGGGGACGGAACGGTCGACGTCGACGGGGACGGAACGGTCGACGTCGACGGGGACGGAACGGTCGACGTCGACGGGGAAAGAGGTCGGTTCCAGCGGGCCTCCCTCGTCAACGTTCTCGGCAACGCGGCGAAGATCGTCGTCGAGGGTGCCGCCGGACTGGCGTTCGGCTCCGCGGCACTGGTCGCCGACGCAGCCCATTCGATCGCGGATCTCGTTGCCTCGATCGTCGTGTTCGTCTGGGGGAGCCGTCGGTACGACGAACCCGACACGTCACACCCTCACGGCCACCAGCGGATCGAACCGCTCACGGCGCTGTTCGTCGGTGCGGTGATCGTTCTCCTGGGGGGTACCTTGCTGTACGAGTCGGCGCGGGGGCTGTTGTTCGGGACGGACGTCCAGTTCAGTTGGCTTCTCGTCGGGGCACTCGCGTTCGCGATCGTCGACATGTACCTCGTGTACCGGTACACGGATCTGGTGAACGCCGACATCGGGTCGACCGCGCTGGCGGCACTTGCGGTCGACTGTCGGAACGATATCTACACCTCGATCGCCGCGCTCGTGGGTGTTCTCGGCGTGCTCTTGGAGGTTCCGCGGCTCGATCCGCTCGCGGGGGCGTTCGTGAGTGGTCTCGTGATCTACCAGGGCGTCGAAATCGCCCGCGAGAACGTTGGTTATCTCGTCGGTGCAGCACCGGACGTCGATCAGCGAGCCGAGATCGAGGAGCGGCTCCGGTCGCATCCGGCGGTCAACGGCATCCACGACCTGGCGGTGTACTACGACGGGACCGCCCTCGAGGTGGAGGTTCACGTCGAGGTCGACGGCGACCTGACGCTGCGGGAGGCACACGACGTCGAAACCGTGCTGATGGAGGACGTCGGTGCGATCGCGGGCGTCGGCGACGTCCACGTTCACCTCGATCCGGGCGGGATCGGCGAGTGGAAGGAGAGCCGGTGA
- a CDS encoding BCCT family transporter, which produces MTDDDRIEGIRHLFTADTDHEPGEDNVERLGFDVHPYVFFISGFVIVAFVLLSVLFTEQADAAYEWAFESINHYFNWFYVIAANLIVAAVVYFALSRFGDIRIGGVDAEKEFSDISWLAMLFSAGMGIGLMFFSVAEPLWHFDDPLFGVESQSEAAAQMAMVVTYFHWGFHPWAIYGLVGLSLAFFMYNKGLPLTFRSVFWPVLGERIYGWPGHLIDVLTVFATLFGITTSLGLGAQQINAGLSFLGEEVLGTTIPVATPIQLVIITVITTITVVSVLVGLEKGMRRLSNLNIALILVMMALVLLIGPALFVVSLFPQALGSYLGQFFELSAFTNSFGNVPYEGWQGSWTIFYWGWWIAWSPFVGMFIARISRGRTVREFVFGVLFVPALFSFTWMATLGGTALHFELFTESTIVETVTTQGEEVAMFELFTMLPLTLVLSVLAVVLVTTFFVTSADSGSMVLGHLSSGGKHDSPRNQRVSWAIAEGAIASVLLLGGGLTALQTASITAGLPFALVLLFMAVSLKQGLEEEYQVLNSEEFDRLIEELEESGEIEVDRAGGTVVTELEPIGDREDDVQPGTD; this is translated from the coding sequence ATGACCGACGACGACAGGATCGAGGGAATCAGACACCTCTTCACCGCCGATACCGATCACGAACCGGGGGAAGACAACGTCGAACGGCTGGGATTCGACGTCCATCCCTACGTCTTCTTCATCTCCGGGTTCGTCATCGTGGCGTTCGTCCTCCTTTCGGTGCTGTTCACCGAGCAGGCGGACGCAGCCTACGAGTGGGCGTTCGAGTCGATCAACCACTACTTCAACTGGTTTTACGTGATCGCCGCGAATCTCATCGTCGCGGCGGTGGTGTACTTCGCGTTGAGTCGCTTTGGCGACATCCGAATCGGCGGCGTCGACGCCGAAAAGGAGTTCAGCGACATCTCCTGGCTGGCGATGCTGTTCAGCGCCGGGATGGGGATCGGCCTGATGTTCTTCAGCGTGGCCGAACCCCTGTGGCACTTCGACGATCCGCTGTTCGGCGTCGAGAGCCAGTCGGAGGCAGCAGCCCAGATGGCGATGGTGGTCACGTACTTCCACTGGGGCTTTCACCCGTGGGCGATCTACGGACTGGTCGGGCTCAGCCTGGCGTTTTTCATGTACAACAAGGGGCTGCCGCTCACGTTCCGGTCGGTGTTCTGGCCGGTGTTGGGCGAGCGGATCTACGGCTGGCCCGGCCACCTCATCGACGTGTTGACCGTCTTCGCGACGCTGTTTGGCATCACCACGTCGCTCGGTCTCGGGGCCCAGCAGATCAACGCTGGCCTCTCATTCCTGGGGGAAGAGGTCCTGGGTACCACCATTCCGGTGGCGACGCCGATCCAGCTGGTGATCATCACCGTCATCACGACGATCACCGTCGTCTCCGTGCTCGTCGGGCTGGAAAAGGGAATGCGCCGGCTCAGCAACCTCAACATCGCGCTGATCCTCGTGATGATGGCGCTCGTGCTTCTCATCGGGCCGGCGCTGTTCGTCGTCTCGCTGTTCCCCCAGGCGCTGGGATCGTATCTGGGCCAGTTCTTCGAACTGTCGGCGTTCACCAACTCCTTCGGGAACGTCCCCTACGAGGGCTGGCAGGGCTCCTGGACCATCTTCTACTGGGGCTGGTGGATCGCGTGGTCCCCCTTCGTCGGGATGTTCATCGCGCGCATCTCCCGGGGCCGGACCGTCCGCGAATTCGTCTTCGGCGTGCTGTTCGTCCCGGCGCTGTTCTCCTTCACCTGGATGGCAACGCTCGGAGGGACCGCACTTCACTTCGAGCTGTTCACCGAATCGACGATCGTGGAGACAGTCACTACCCAGGGTGAGGAGGTCGCCATGTTCGAACTGTTCACGATGCTGCCGCTGACGCTCGTGTTGTCCGTGCTGGCGGTCGTGCTCGTGACGACGTTTTTCGTCACCTCCGCCGATTCCGGATCGATGGTGCTTGGCCACCTCAGCTCCGGTGGCAAACACGATTCCCCCAGGAACCAGCGCGTCTCCTGGGCGATCGCCGAGGGGGCGATCGCGTCCGTGCTGCTGCTCGGCGGGGGATTGACTGCGCTACAAACCGCTTCGATCACTGCCGGACTCCCCTTCGCACTCGTGTTGTTGTTCATGGCGGTGTCGCTGAAACAGGGTCTCGAGGAGGAGTACCAGGTACTCAACTCCGAGGAGTTCGATAGGCTGATCGAGGAACTGGAAGAGTCCGGAGAGATCGAGGTCGACCGTGCCGGCGGTACCGTGGTGACCGAACTGGAGCCGATCGGCGACCGGGAGGATGACGTCCAGCCAGGGACAGACTGA
- the ribH gene encoding 6,7-dimethyl-8-ribityllumazine synthase encodes MVTLGLVVAQFNSEVTEEMETEALAAAQERGATVAETVHVPGVYDSPLAADRLARRDAVDAVAVVGAIVTGDTDHDRVIADATAQGLTQVSLDRDTPITFGVSGPGMSGAEARERTDKGAEAVNAAVDMVGVAA; translated from the coding sequence ATGGTAACGCTCGGCCTCGTGGTAGCACAGTTTAACTCGGAAGTGACCGAAGAGATGGAGACAGAGGCGCTCGCGGCCGCACAGGAACGCGGCGCGACCGTCGCGGAAACGGTGCACGTTCCCGGCGTGTACGACTCTCCGCTGGCTGCAGACCGGCTCGCGCGCCGGGACGCGGTCGACGCGGTGGCCGTCGTGGGCGCGATCGTCACCGGCGATACCGATCACGATCGGGTGATCGCCGACGCGACCGCCCAGGGACTCACGCAGGTGAGCCTGGACCGCGACACGCCGATTACCTTCGGCGTCAGCGGCCCGGGAATGTCCGGCGCCGAGGCGAGAGAGCGGACCGACAAGGGCGCTGAAGCCGTCAACGCCGCCGTCGACATGGTGGGGGTGGCAGCATGA
- the purE gene encoding 5-(carboxyamino)imidazole ribonucleotide mutase → MSERVQQLIDRLESEANQRRDPETTPDVGIIMGSDSDLPTMEGAYEALFELGFEEQTDFADPPDARFSFESYVVSAHRTPDLMYAYGETARDRGLEVVIAGAGGKSADLPNMTASIAYPLPVIGVPVQEKSVASVIGMPTGAPITAVDAGKSFNAALSAAQILARKHPEIEDRLVEYHEGLVDGVGEVSAALHDRGIEGFRQWDADRSE, encoded by the coding sequence ATGAGCGAACGCGTTCAACAACTCATCGATCGGCTCGAATCGGAGGCGAACCAGCGTCGGGACCCGGAGACGACCCCAGACGTCGGGATCATCATGGGGTCGGACTCGGACCTGCCGACGATGGAGGGCGCCTACGAGGCGCTGTTCGAACTCGGGTTCGAAGAGCAGACCGACTTCGCCGATCCGCCGGACGCGCGGTTCTCCTTCGAGAGCTACGTCGTTTCGGCCCACCGCACCCCGGATCTCATGTACGCCTACGGGGAGACCGCCCGGGATCGCGGGCTCGAGGTGGTCATCGCCGGCGCGGGCGGAAAATCGGCGGACCTGCCGAACATGACTGCCTCCATCGCGTACCCGCTTCCGGTGATCGGCGTCCCGGTCCAGGAGAAATCCGTCGCCTCGGTTATCGGAATGCCAACCGGCGCGCCGATCACCGCCGTCGACGCCGGCAAGTCGTTCAACGCGGCGCTGTCGGCGGCCCAGATACTCGCCCGGAAACATCCCGAGATCGAGGACCGGCTGGTCGAGTATCACGAGGGCCTCGTCGACGGCGTCGGAGAGGTCTCGGCGGCGTTGCACGACCGCGGAATCGAGGGGTTTCGGCAGTGGGACGCCGACCGGTCGGAGTGA
- a CDS encoding 5-(carboxyamino)imidazole ribonucleotide synthase, with product MTLTLPGPTLGVVGGGQLGRMLAEAAAPLGVEVIVLDPTPDCPAAPVARDQIVADFDDPEGVRELAERGDLLTFEIELADPDLLDAVREETGVPIQPDPSTLRTIQDKLVQKETLAAAGIPVPEFERVEDAKAVRRTVERHDGVMLKARKGGYDGRGNVPVATAEAAGQAFDAIGGDAMAEEFLDFERELAVIGVKGDGAVRTYPTTETIHREEILRETVTPARAGEVVRERAQAVARDVLAELDGRGVYGIELFETREGEVLVNEIAPRPHNSGHWTIEGATCSQFETHVRATLGWPLGETTHRCPTAIANLLGDVEETTVATLSGVESVLSAPNAHLHWYGKREVRPLRKMGHLAVTGRTHDVDGGADVDGEAAPEVLERARLLRDGLTFKQGTVDDRPGEEQ from the coding sequence GTGACACTGACACTACCGGGACCGACGCTCGGGGTCGTCGGCGGTGGACAGCTCGGTCGGATGCTGGCGGAGGCGGCCGCCCCGCTGGGCGTCGAGGTGATCGTTCTCGATCCGACGCCCGACTGTCCTGCGGCGCCGGTGGCGCGCGACCAGATCGTCGCCGACTTCGACGATCCCGAGGGGGTGCGGGAACTCGCGGAACGCGGGGACCTCCTGACCTTCGAGATCGAACTCGCGGATCCGGACCTCCTCGATGCGGTCCGTGAGGAAACCGGCGTCCCGATCCAGCCGGATCCGTCGACGTTACGGACGATCCAGGACAAGCTCGTTCAAAAGGAGACGCTCGCGGCGGCGGGGATTCCGGTGCCGGAGTTCGAACGGGTCGAGGACGCAAAAGCGGTGCGTCGGACGGTCGAACGACACGACGGCGTGATGTTGAAAGCCCGGAAGGGGGGATACGACGGCCGGGGGAACGTCCCGGTCGCGACGGCCGAGGCGGCCGGGCAGGCGTTCGACGCTATCGGCGGCGACGCTATGGCCGAGGAGTTCCTCGACTTCGAGCGCGAACTCGCCGTGATCGGCGTGAAAGGCGACGGGGCGGTCCGGACCTACCCAACGACCGAGACGATCCACCGCGAGGAGATCCTCCGGGAGACGGTGACGCCGGCTCGGGCGGGCGAGGTTGTCCGCGAGCGCGCACAGGCGGTCGCACGCGACGTCCTCGCAGAACTCGACGGGCGTGGCGTCTACGGGATCGAACTGTTCGAGACCCGGGAGGGGGAGGTGCTCGTAAACGAGATCGCCCCCCGCCCCCACAACTCCGGCCACTGGACGATCGAGGGGGCGACCTGCTCGCAGTTCGAAACGCACGTCAGGGCGACGCTCGGCTGGCCGCTGGGCGAGACCACCCACCGGTGCCCGACGGCGATCGCGAACCTGCTTGGCGACGTCGAGGAGACGACGGTGGCGACGCTTTCGGGCGTCGAATCGGTCCTCTCGGCGCCGAACGCCCACCTCCACTGGTACGGGAAACGCGAGGTTCGCCCGCTCCGAAAGATGGGCCATCTCGCCGTCACCGGACGGACTCACGACGTGGATGGGGGCGCAGACGTCGACGGAGAGGCTGCCCCCGAGGTACTCGAACGCGCCCGGCTGCTCCGCGACGGGCTCACCTTTAAGCAGGGAACGGTCGACGATCGGCCCGGGGAGGAACAATGA
- a CDS encoding flippase activity-associated protein Agl23 has translation MRPERLREVDRTLLSLCVVAAAALFVRFVGLGTRVFHWDEGRVGYWTLRYADSGIFEYNPIIHGPFLPLVNSTVFDLLGPTDAVARLIVAVVGGLLPLAAWLFRDHLDDFEVIALGILLAGNPVLVYYGRFMRNDILVAAFSVFALGFAIRALSTRDIRRLYPAAALVALAFTTKGNALLYLLCYAGATALIVDHLFVRARKQGRPVGTAIRGWGADVWGTLRLAAAGEIGATQPQPASRRRTVAWTVAHGAGIALTFLAVIVWFFAPRPALWGALSDPSLLSGVFYEATVGSARELVDLWLTGDMQEHDYLEYAFGLASTMANAAAVVSVFAVVGMVVDTFDGRNRLFVAFCFYWGVASFVGYPAATDIEAGWTATHVVVPLSIPAAVGVAFVARQFLAGIDVAALRDRLRGGSGRIISGDAVAVALAGLLLVGALAGVLLPTATYWNSTNPDHTELVQFAQPQNDLRESLDDVEAIVAVHDDDPDVLFVGADHSARGMTFYVEDESDNDQKPAGAGWYDRLPLPWYLERAGADVDSSAPGTDPADVADGAPPVLIAVAEDREALSPHLDGYVVREHEARLWGFRIAIFLEEDALAAADRPVPS, from the coding sequence ATGCGCCCCGAACGGCTCCGCGAGGTCGACCGGACGCTCCTCTCGCTGTGTGTCGTCGCGGCGGCAGCGCTGTTCGTCCGGTTCGTCGGCCTCGGAACCCGCGTGTTTCACTGGGACGAGGGCCGCGTGGGCTACTGGACGCTCCGGTACGCCGACTCGGGGATCTTCGAGTACAACCCGATCATCCACGGGCCGTTCCTCCCGCTAGTGAACTCGACGGTCTTCGACCTGCTGGGGCCGACCGACGCCGTCGCCCGGCTGATCGTCGCCGTCGTCGGTGGCCTGCTGCCGCTTGCGGCGTGGCTGTTTCGCGATCACCTGGACGACTTCGAGGTGATCGCGCTGGGGATCCTGCTCGCCGGTAACCCGGTGCTCGTCTACTACGGACGGTTCATGCGCAACGACATCCTCGTGGCGGCGTTTTCCGTGTTCGCGCTCGGATTCGCGATCCGGGCGCTGTCGACCCGGGACATCCGTCGGCTGTACCCGGCCGCCGCGTTGGTCGCGCTTGCGTTCACGACGAAGGGGAACGCACTGCTGTATCTGCTCTGTTATGCCGGCGCGACGGCGCTGATCGTGGATCACCTGTTCGTTCGGGCTCGCAAGCAGGGTCGGCCGGTCGGAACCGCCATCCGCGGGTGGGGAGCTGACGTCTGGGGGACCCTGCGGCTGGCCGCAGCCGGCGAGATCGGCGCCACACAGCCGCAGCCGGCGTCGCGCCGGCGAACCGTCGCCTGGACCGTCGCCCACGGGGCCGGGATAGCGCTCACGTTCCTTGCGGTGATCGTCTGGTTTTTCGCCCCGCGGCCGGCACTGTGGGGGGCGCTTTCGGACCCGTCGCTTCTGTCGGGCGTGTTCTACGAGGCGACCGTCGGGAGCGCTCGCGAACTCGTCGACCTCTGGCTGACCGGCGACATGCAGGAGCACGACTACCTCGAGTACGCCTTCGGGCTGGCCTCGACGATGGCCAACGCCGCGGCTGTCGTCTCGGTGTTCGCCGTAGTCGGGATGGTCGTCGACACGTTCGATGGCCGGAACCGCCTGTTCGTCGCGTTCTGTTTCTACTGGGGCGTCGCGAGTTTCGTCGGCTATCCCGCGGCGACTGACATCGAGGCCGGCTGGACAGCGACGCACGTCGTCGTCCCCCTGTCGATTCCTGCCGCCGTCGGCGTCGCGTTCGTCGCCCGGCAGTTCCTCGCGGGGATCGACGTGGCGGCGCTCCGGGATCGACTCCGGGGTGGATCCGGTCGGATTATCTCGGGCGACGCGGTCGCTGTCGCGCTTGCTGGCCTCCTGCTCGTCGGTGCTCTCGCCGGGGTACTCCTCCCGACGGCGACCTACTGGAACTCCACGAACCCGGATCACACGGAGCTCGTCCAGTTCGCCCAGCCGCAAAACGACCTCCGGGAGTCGCTCGACGACGTCGAGGCGATCGTCGCCGTCCACGACGACGATCCGGACGTGCTGTTTGTCGGTGCAGACCACTCCGCCCGCGGGATGACGTTCTACGTCGAAGACGAGTCCGACAACGACCAGAAACCCGCCGGAGCCGGGTGGTACGACCGACTCCCGCTGCCGTGGTATCTCGAACGTGCCGGCGCCGACGTGGACAGCAGCGCTCCCGGGACCGACCCCGCCGACGTCGCCGACGGTGCGCCGCCGGTCTTGATCGCCGTCGCCGAGGACCGCGAGGCGCTTTCCCCACACCTCGACGGCTACGTCGTCCGCGAACACGAGGCCAGGCTGTGGGGCTTTCGGATCGCGATCTTCCTCGAGGAAGACGCGCTGGCCGCTGCCGATCGGCCGGTTCCCTCCTGA